A part of Sparus aurata chromosome 19, fSpaAur1.1, whole genome shotgun sequence genomic DNA contains:
- the insig1 gene encoding insulin-induced gene 1 protein, whose amino-acid sequence MKRSGGFSFHQTLTTSGEQATKCQMPRLEDHCWSCSCASRDETKHSSGANWLASKAEEMMSIITSVLSNAYGSLHDVRTANLIRRGLVLFTVGAFLALVLNLLQVQRNVTLFPEEVMTTLFSSAWWIPPCCGTGAAVVGLLYPCLDSHLGEPHKFKREWASVMRCIAVFVGINHASVKLDCNQVQLSLTLAALSLGLWWTFDRSRSGFGLGITTAILATVFTQLLVYNGVYQYTSPDFLYVRSWLPCIFFSGGVTVGNIGRQLAMGGVEKPHMD is encoded by the exons ATGAAGAGGAGTGGAGGTTTCTCTTTTCACCAGACACTGACGACGTCTGGAGAACAAG CCACAAAGTGCCAAATGCCCAGACTAGAGGACCACTGTTGGAGCTGCTCCTGTGCGTCAAGGGACGAGACCAAGCATTCATCCGGGGCGAACTGGTTAGCATCCAAAGCCGAAGAAATGATGTCCATCATCACCTCGGTGCTCAGCAATGCCTACGGCTCGCTGCACGACGTCCGGACGGCCAACCTAATCCGCCGGGGTCTGGTCCTCTTCACCGTCGGCGCCTTCCTCGCCCTGGTGCTCAACTTGCTGCAGGTACAAAGAAACGTCACCCTGTTTCCCGAGGAGGTGATGACAACTTTGTTCTCGTCCGCCTGGTGGATCCCGCCGTGCTGCGGCACAGGAGCCG CTGTTGTCGGCCTGCTGTACCCCTGCCTCGACAGCCATTTGGGAGAGCCCCACAAGTTCAAGAGGGAGTGGGCCAGCGTCATGAGGTGTATCGCCGTGTTTGTCGGCATCAACCACGCCAGTGTT AAACTAGACTGCAACCAAGTGCAGCTCTCCCTAACACTGGCAGCCTTGTCCTTGGGCCTGTGGTGGACGTTCGACCGGTCCAGGAGCGGCTTCGGTTTGGGCATCACCACCGCCATCCTGGCTACGGTGTTCACACAGCTGCTGGTCTACAACGGAGTCTACCA GTACACGTCTCCAGACTTCTTGTACGTGCGCTCCTGGCTCCCCTGCATATTCTTCTCAGGCGGTGTTACTGTGGGAAACATCGGACGGCAACTTGCCATG